Proteins found in one Podarcis muralis chromosome 5, rPodMur119.hap1.1, whole genome shotgun sequence genomic segment:
- the HMGA1 gene encoding high mobility group protein HMG-I/HMG-Y isoform X2 — protein MDGISPASPTPHPGSVRKERRMKMSESSAKSSQPLAAKQDKDVTEKRGRGRPRKKPQQEPTEAPTPKRPRGRPKGSKNKATSKGRKAAVTPGRKPRGRPKKSEKDEEEVNISQESSEEEQ, from the exons ATGGATGGGATTTCtcccgcctcccccaccccccaccccggctcTGTGCGGAAAGAGAGGAG AATGAAGATGAGTGAATCCAGTGCAAAATCGAGTCAGCCCCTGGCTGCCAAACAGGACAAGGATGTAACTGAGAAGAGAGGACGAGGGCGGCCCAGGAAGAAGCCTCAG CAAGAACCCACTGAGGCACCAACACCCAAGAGACCACGCGGTAGACCAAAGGGGAGCAAAAATAAGGCCACTTCAAAGGGAAGG AAAGCTGCTGTGACACCTGGGAGGAAACCTCGAGGCCGACCCAAAAAATCA GAGAAGGATGAAGAAGAGGTCAACATCTCCCAGGAGTCGTCGGAAGAGGAGCAGTGA
- the HMGA1 gene encoding high mobility group protein HMG-I/HMG-Y isoform X1, with the protein MASNSSSPPLITSFYCASFKAEMKMSESSAKSSQPLAAKQDKDVTEKRGRGRPRKKPQQEPTEAPTPKRPRGRPKGSKNKATSKGRKAAVTPGRKPRGRPKKSEKDEEEVNISQESSEEEQ; encoded by the exons ATGGCTTCCAACTCCTCCTCGCCACCCCTTATCACTTCCTTTTATTGTGCTAGTTTTAAAGCAGA AATGAAGATGAGTGAATCCAGTGCAAAATCGAGTCAGCCCCTGGCTGCCAAACAGGACAAGGATGTAACTGAGAAGAGAGGACGAGGGCGGCCCAGGAAGAAGCCTCAG CAAGAACCCACTGAGGCACCAACACCCAAGAGACCACGCGGTAGACCAAAGGGGAGCAAAAATAAGGCCACTTCAAAGGGAAGG AAAGCTGCTGTGACACCTGGGAGGAAACCTCGAGGCCGACCCAAAAAATCA GAGAAGGATGAAGAAGAGGTCAACATCTCCCAGGAGTCGTCGGAAGAGGAGCAGTGA
- the HMGA1 gene encoding high mobility group protein HMG-I/HMG-Y isoform X3, translating into MAQVNYYHIQGAWEPGSGMGRMKMSESSAKSSQPLAAKQDKDVTEKRGRGRPRKKPQQEPTEAPTPKRPRGRPKGSKNKATSKGRKAAVTPGRKPRGRPKKSEKDEEEVNISQESSEEEQ; encoded by the exons ATGGCGCAAGTGAACTATTACCACATCCAGGGGGCGTGGGAACCTGGGAGTGGAATGGGCAG AATGAAGATGAGTGAATCCAGTGCAAAATCGAGTCAGCCCCTGGCTGCCAAACAGGACAAGGATGTAACTGAGAAGAGAGGACGAGGGCGGCCCAGGAAGAAGCCTCAG CAAGAACCCACTGAGGCACCAACACCCAAGAGACCACGCGGTAGACCAAAGGGGAGCAAAAATAAGGCCACTTCAAAGGGAAGG AAAGCTGCTGTGACACCTGGGAGGAAACCTCGAGGCCGACCCAAAAAATCA GAGAAGGATGAAGAAGAGGTCAACATCTCCCAGGAGTCGTCGGAAGAGGAGCAGTGA
- the HMGA1 gene encoding high mobility group protein HMG-I/HMG-Y isoform X4 — protein sequence MKMSESSAKSSQPLAAKQDKDVTEKRGRGRPRKKPQQEPTEAPTPKRPRGRPKGSKNKATSKGRKAAVTPGRKPRGRPKKSEKDEEEVNISQESSEEEQ from the exons ATGAAGATGAGTGAATCCAGTGCAAAATCGAGTCAGCCCCTGGCTGCCAAACAGGACAAGGATGTAACTGAGAAGAGAGGACGAGGGCGGCCCAGGAAGAAGCCTCAG CAAGAACCCACTGAGGCACCAACACCCAAGAGACCACGCGGTAGACCAAAGGGGAGCAAAAATAAGGCCACTTCAAAGGGAAGG AAAGCTGCTGTGACACCTGGGAGGAAACCTCGAGGCCGACCCAAAAAATCA GAGAAGGATGAAGAAGAGGTCAACATCTCCCAGGAGTCGTCGGAAGAGGAGCAGTGA
- the SMIM29 gene encoding small integral membrane protein 29: MSNTTMPTSAGPPNDSLVGYVLVPFFLITVVGVIVAVMMYIQKKRRYDRLRHHLLPMYSYDPAEELHEAEQELLVEPEDTKVMRAWGGYQPYRPSFMDVKA, encoded by the exons ATGAGTAACACCACTATGCCCACCTCTGCTGGGCCGCCCAACGACTCCTTGGTGGGCTATGTTCTGGTGCCATTTTTTCTTATCACTGTCGTCGGAGTCATCGTAGCTGTG ATGATGTACATTCAGAAGAAGAGAAG GTATGACCGGTTACGCCATCACTTGCTGCCGATGTACAGCTATGATCCTGCAGAGGAGCTCCATGAGGCTGAGCAGGAACTTCTGGTGGAGCCAGAAGACACAAAG GTGATGCGAGCCTGGGGAGGATATCAACCCTACCGCCCTTCTTTTATGGATGTGAAAGCTTAA